The following are encoded together in the Vigna angularis cultivar LongXiaoDou No.4 chromosome 9, ASM1680809v1, whole genome shotgun sequence genome:
- the LOC108320413 gene encoding uncharacterized protein LOC108320413 isoform X1, giving the protein MFSAGFLKTYSVEDLGKKLRMLRPEGKEKGWFSVRELSERLMKSKILPRRKLHGLSILNHLSGTPTFSLEPPKPHLVEKYFHPDNMSSAEKMKTELAKVRDEFKMSESDCGSARVQRCHSRKGLVAMVQMRKRLLKYLRRTDWDSYCFVISKLGLRDNPDHSYRSRTSMAT; this is encoded by the exons ATGTTTTCGGCGGGGTTCTTGAAGACTTACAGCGTGGAGGATTTGGGGAAGAAATTGAGGATGCTGAGGCCGGAGGGAAAGGAAAAGGGTTGGTTTTCGGTGAGGGAGTTGAGTGAGAGATTAATGAAGAGCAAAATCTTGCCGCGAAGAAAGCTTCAT GGACTTAGCATATTGAACCATTTGAGTGGGACTCCAACCTTCTCTCTGGAACCTCCTAAACCCCATCTTGTTGAAAAG TACTTTCATCCGGATAACATGTCCTCCGCTGAGAAGATGAAAACTGAGCTTGCCAAGGTTAGGGATGAGTTTAAAATGTCGGAGTCGGACTGCGGTTCTGCGCGTGTTCAAA GATGTCATTCTCGTAAAGGATTGGTAGCAATGGTTCAGATGAGAAAAAGATTACTGAAATACCTCAGAAGAACTGATTGGGATTCCTATTGCTTTGTTATCTCTAAGCTGGGTCTTCGTGATAATCCTGATCATAGCTACAGATCTCGAACTAGTATGGCAACTTAG
- the LOC108320413 gene encoding uncharacterized protein LOC108320413 isoform X2 has product MFSAGFLKTYSVEDLGKKLRMLRPEGKEKGWFSVRELSERLMKSKILPRRKLHGLSILNHLSGTPTFSLEPPKPHLVEKYFHPDNMSSAEKMKTELAKVRDEFKMSESDCGSARVQIAQLTTKIKHLSAVLHKNRVVPSYSIFFNILLCL; this is encoded by the exons ATGTTTTCGGCGGGGTTCTTGAAGACTTACAGCGTGGAGGATTTGGGGAAGAAATTGAGGATGCTGAGGCCGGAGGGAAAGGAAAAGGGTTGGTTTTCGGTGAGGGAGTTGAGTGAGAGATTAATGAAGAGCAAAATCTTGCCGCGAAGAAAGCTTCAT GGACTTAGCATATTGAACCATTTGAGTGGGACTCCAACCTTCTCTCTGGAACCTCCTAAACCCCATCTTGTTGAAAAG TACTTTCATCCGGATAACATGTCCTCCGCTGAGAAGATGAAAACTGAGCTTGCCAAGGTTAGGGATGAGTTTAAAATGTCGGAGTCGGACTGCGGTTCTGCGCGTGTTCAAA TTGCACAACTCACAACTAAGATTAAGCATCTATCAGCAGTTCTACACAAGAATAGAGTTGTCCCTTcgtattccattttttttaatatactctTGTGTTTGTGA
- the LOC128193381 gene encoding uncharacterized protein LOC128193381 — translation MALLLRLNRRRATSSRTLFFSTSNSDSNSDSNSPFSSLFIDVKESLKQPSSPSSNPRSQPPFANEILKDLSEFRAKTAPPPPGDPSQQQQQFSFQQIYQRQTVQGNPPRSGESSSPSMESIFGSLRNLSVAQTPVSQGRPRMIGGTNALPQAIFGKEMRKVGT, via the coding sequence ATGGCCCTTCTTCTCCGTCTCAATCGTCGGAGGGCAACCAGCTCTCGCACCCTCTTCTTCTCTACTTCGAATTCCGATTCAAACTCCGACTCCAACTCTCCCTTCTCTTCCCTTTTCATAGATGTCAAGGAAAGTCTCAAACAACCCTCTTCACCTTCCTCAAACCCTCGCTCCCAACCACCCTTCGCAAACGAGATCCTAAAAGACCTCAGCGAGTTCCGCGCCAAGACCGCTCCACCTCCGCCGGGCGACCCGTCGCAGCAGCAACAGCAATTCTCGTTCCAGCAAATCTACCAGCGCCAGACCGTGCAGGGGAATCCCCCCAGATCGGGAGAATCGTCCTCCCCCAGCATGGAATCCATTTTCGGGAGCCTGCGGAACTTGTCTGTTGCTCAAACCCCGGTGTCGCAGGGTCGTCCTAGGATGATCGGCGGCACGAACGCCTTGCCGCAGGCCATTTTCGGGAAAGAGATGAGGAAAGTGGGTACGTAG